ATCGTCCTTGAATCGCAAAACACCCGCAACGTTTATGCGAAATATACTGTTTTAATGCGccacacacacacacacaaGACCGAGTTTGGATTATTACACTCATTCACGTCACGCCACAAAAGTCCACAAACAAAAGTGCAACTGTACAGTATTCACAAAAGGGGAAAATAAAAATGTCTCCATCACCTAGGCTAAAACCCTAAACAACCACCTTAAGCAGCGTGGAGAATCTCGAGGAACTCCTTGCCAGCAGCGCCGGGAACAGACTTCTTGACGGAGCCCTTGGCCTTTCGCTGGGAAGCGAGGAGCTCCTGTCGTCGGAGGGTCTTGGCGTAAGGGTTGAGTCGGAAGAGGACAGCCTTGTTTCGGAGagggttcttcttctgggtGAAGGGCCCTATACAGAAAGAGTCAGAAATAGTTTGACAAACAAGAAAACATAATGCAGAAACGCACTCTTCTGGACGGCCTGACCGGCGGGTCGGACGACAGACTGGATCTCGTCAGAGTTGATGAGACGGGTGACGTCAGAAGTAGAGATCTTGGCGGTAGGGAGGCTATTAAATTGTTAGTTTGATAATATAGCAGTATCGCGCACAAATAAAACCCACTTGAAGCCAGACTTCTTCTCGTAGACAGAGTCGAGGGCGGCAATGGCAGACTCGGTCCAGATGATGAATCGACCAACGTGACCACCAGGGgcgagctggaggaggttgagggaCTCAACGGGGCAGGTCTCGACACCGGGGACGTTCTTGAAAGCCCTGACGATACCCTCGTCCTTGGCGTAGACGACGAGGGGACCCCTCCTCTGCCTGTACCTCCTGTTCCTCATCTTACCCTTACCGGCCCTGATCTTCCTAGAGTTGGAAACCTTGGAGACGTCGGGGTAGGCAGCGACAGTCTTGAGGAGCTCGACGGCAGCCTTGGTCTTGTCGGTGGACTcgacggaagaagagaggacgaggggGACCTCCTGGATCTGCTCGATCCTGTGGCCTCGGGCGAGGACAAGGGAGGGGAGAGCAGAGGCAGCGAGGGCAGAAGCAACGGCGTATCGTCGCTGGTTCTGGTTCACCTTGACGTGCCACTTCCTCCAGGTCTTGGTAGGGGCGAACATTCGACCACCTCGGCACATGTTACCGAAAGCGGCCTGGCCAGATCGCT
This genomic window from Cryptococcus deuterogattii R265 chromosome 9, complete sequence contains:
- a CDS encoding 50S small subunit ribosomal protein L4e; this encodes MAARPTVTVWSATGESSGSLPLPAVFTAPIRLDVVQQVHKSIAKNRRQAYAVAENAGHQTSAESWGTGRAVARIPRVGGGGTQRSGQAAFGNMCRGGRMFAPTKTWRKWHVKVNQNQRRYAVASALAASALPSLVLARGHRIEQIQEVPLVLSSSVESTDKTKAAVELLKTVAAYPDVSKVSNSRKIRAGKGKMRNRRYRQRRGPLVVYAKDEGIVRAFKNVPGVETCPVESLNLLQLAPGGHVGRFIIWTESAIAALDSVYEKKSGFNLPTAKISTSDVTRLINSDEIQSVVRPAGQAVQKRPFTQKKNPLRNKAVLFRLNPYAKTLRRQELLASQRKAKGSVKKSVPGAAGKEFLEILHAA